ATAATTTCTGGAATGGCAGAAAATGCaggaaatgaaacaaaattggTGGAAAATGAGAATTTACAAGAGGATTTAAGTCGTTTGAACttagaagatgaaaaaaatgagctcaaattgaatgaaaaaggCGGagttttgaaagaaaacgATGAACATTTAGAATGTTCAGAATCTTTCAAGAAATTGGCGGAGAAGGAGGAAGCTTATCAAACATTAAAGAATTCTTATAACTCATTGAAGCAGCAACACTCTAATTTACTCGGGAAGGTCTCGGGAATTAAGTCAACGTTGGGAGAAAGGCTTAAGAAGGATTCTCAAGAGTTAGCTCAAAATCGAAAACGAATTCAAGAGCTCGAAAAGTCTTTGGGCGATGCAGAGGAAGCACTTAAGTTGAGCAATGAAGAAACCGTAACCTTGACCGCACAAGTAGAAAGCTTAACGCAAGATATAACAGATTTGAGACAGCAAAATGCTTCGcttgttgaagaaaatcaattgtTATCGACTCAATCAAAACAATGGGAAAGAAGAGCCAGAGATGAACATGAGATGCAAGAATCATTGGCCGTTCGATTGGCAGATTGTGAAGAGCAGCTAGCTAGAGAAACTGAAAGACAAGAGCAGTATGAAGTTGAAATTCAACGTCATTTGACAAATCAGCATCAACTAGAAATTGAATTAGAATCCACCAAAGCTTCCCATACTGAAAACCTCGGTGAACTTACCAGAAATTGGCAGAAGGCCATGGACGACGTGACTGAGAAATTCGCTTCTAAATCAAAAGAGTACGAAGATTTGCAAAATGAGTTAGATGCTACACAGAAAAGGCTTTCAAGGGTCTCTGATTTGGAGCACGAggtgaaagaaaaaacccTACTTATTGGTAAACTGCA
This region of Schizosaccharomyces pombe strain 972h- genome assembly, chromosome: II genomic DNA includes:
- the rud3 gene encoding golgin protein Rud3; translated protein: MAENAGNETKLVENENLQEDLSRLNLEDEKNELKLNEKGGVLKENDEHLECSESFKKLAEKEEAYQTLKNSYNSLKQQHSNLLGKVSGIKSTLGERLKKDSQELAQNRKRIQELEKSLGDAEEALKLSNEETVTLTAQVESLTQDITDLRQQNASLVEENQLLSTQSKQWERRARDEHEMQESLAVRLADCEEQLARETERQEQYEVEIQRHLTNQHQLEIELESTKASHTENLGELTRNWQKAMDDVTEKFASKSKEYEDLQNELDATQKRLSRVSDLEHEVKEKTLLIGKLQHEAVVLNEHLTKALCMLKDGNNAEKIDKQLISNLFVSFLTLPRADTKRFEILQLISSVLDWNDTQREQTGLQRPGSSVNNWSIPHSASSNSLFSDHSFSKRRSFHDS